In Lemur catta isolate mLemCat1 chromosome 1, mLemCat1.pri, whole genome shotgun sequence, one DNA window encodes the following:
- the MOK gene encoding MAPK/MAK/MRK overlapping kinase isoform X1: MKMQSLRDGNYYACKQMKQRFESIEQVNNLREIQALRRLHPHPNILTLHEVVFDRKSGSLALICELMDMNIYELIRGRRHPLSEKKIMYYMYQLCKSLDHMHRNGIFHRDVKPENILIKQDVLKLGDFGSCRSVYSKQPYTEYISTRWYRAPECLLTDGFYTYKMDLWSAGCVFYEIASLQPLFPGANELDQISKIHDVIGTPAQKTLTKFKQSRAMSFDFPFKKGSGIPLLTTNLSPQCLSLLHSMVAYDPDERITARQALQHPYFQEQRATEKQALASHRRACFPEHPVAAEPLRAGWQMSKEGRKQVPSPWLPRAFPPFSRSCHSSWRCPSSTTLREPVVAASPPSSSPGRDTQMTSQPCPCSAAPTSWTEGPFQTFVWCHSLPGPMKVPTVGHIRETVPKARGGPSQGTRTGLHNGTAQTKAFRRYQAVVLLQPHAAVSVRIWSRRESPGAEAPEVCWCKQEDRSTEGHESRPETVSLAHHREERWRVLSSLRHLSSMEGKAGHDQGCPSDTGLRRRLAAGQALLCSRPHHRLELGPEPPASRVGSPGSSCTVCSVQYVCKTTSF; encoded by the exons TGACAGAAAATCTGGTTCTCTTGCACTAATATGTGAACTTATGGACATGAATATTTATGAGCTAATACGAG GGAGAAGACACccattatcagaaaaaaaaattatgtactaTATGTACCAGTTATGTAAATCCCTTGATCATATGCACAG AAATGGAATATTTCACAGAGATGTAAAACCAGAAAATATACTAATAAAG CAGGATGTCCTGAAATTAGGGGACTTTGGGTCCTGCCGGAGTGTCTATTCCAAGCAGCCGTACACAGAGTACATCTCTACGCGCTGGTACCGGGCCCCAGAGTGTCTCCTCACCGACGGGTTCTACACGTACAAGATGGACCTATGGAGTGCTGGCTGCGTGTTCTATGAGATTGCCAG CCTGCAGCCCCTCTTCCCTGGAGCAAATGAACTGGACCAGATCTCAAAAATCCATGATGTCATCGGCACGCCTGCTCAGAAGACCCTCACCAAGTTCAAACA GTCGAGAGCTATgagttttgattttccttttaaaaagggaTCAGGAATACCTCTACTGACAACCAATTTGTCCCCGCAATGCCTCTCCCTCCTGCACTCAATGGTGGCCTATGATCCTGATGAGAGAATCACCGCCCGCCAGGCTCTGCAGCATCCCTACTTCCAGGAACAGAG GGCAACCGAGAAGCAGGCTCTGGCCAGCCACAGAAGGGCCTGCTTCCCGGAGCACCCGGTGGCCGCGGAACCCCTCAGAGCTGGCTGGCAAATGTCAAAGGAGGGCAGAAAGCAG GTGCCTTCCCCGTGGCTTCCCAGGGCCTTCCCTCCCTTCAGCCGGAGCTGTCACTCCTCCTGGCGCTGTCCCTCCAGCACCACCCTCAGAGAGCCCGTGGTTGCCGCCTCACCTCCCTCATCCTCCCCTGGCCGGGACACACAGATGACCTCCCAACCCTGTCCCTGCTCTGCCGCCCCTACCTCCTGGACAGAGGGTCCCTTTCAAACGTTTGTCTGGTGTCATTCCCTGCCAGGACCTATGAAAGTCCCCACTGTCGGCCAcatcagag AAACAGTCCCTAAAGCCAGAGGAGGACCATCCCAAGGGACAAGGACCGGCCTACATAATGGAACTGCCCAGACTAAAGCTTTCAGGCGTTACCAAGCTGTCGTCTTACTCCAGCCCCACGCTGCAGTCAGTGTTAGGATCTGGAGCAGGCGGGAAAGCCCCGGTGCTGAGGCCCCTGAAGTGTGTTGGTGCAAACAAGAAG aCAGATCCACAGAAGGACATGAAAGCCGCCCTGAAACAGTGTCGCTTGCCCACCATAGAGAGGAAAGGTGGAGGGTACTGAGCAGCTTGCGTCACCTCAGCTCCATGGAGGGTAAAGCCGGGCATGACCAGGGCTGCCCGAGCGACACAGGGCTCCGGAGACGCCTGGCGGCCGGGCAAGCGCTGCTCTGCAGCCGCCCGCACCACCGGCTGGAGCTGGGCCCGGAGCCACCGGCCTCGCGAGTGGGCAGCCCCGGCAGCAGCTGCACTGTGTGTTCCGTCCAGTACGTTTGTAAAACCACATCCTTCTAG
- the MOK gene encoding MAPK/MAK/MRK overlapping kinase isoform X5: MDLWSAGCVFYEIASLQPLFPGANELDQISKIHDVIGTPAQKTLTKFKQSRAMSFDFPFKKGSGIPLLTTNLSPQCLSLLHSMVAYDPDERITARQALQHPYFQEQRATEKQALASHRRACFPEHPVAAEPLRAGWQMSKEGRKQVPSPWLPRAFPPFSRSCHSSWRCPSSTTLREPVVAASPPSSSPGRDTQMTSQPCPCSAAPTSWTEGPFQTFVWCHSLPGPMKVPTVGHIRETVPKARGGPSQGTRTGLHNGTAQTKAFRRYQAVVLLQPHAAVSVRIWSRRESPGAEAPEVCWCKQEDRSTEGHESRPETVSLAHHREERWRVLSSLRHLSSMEGKAGHDQGCPSDTGLRRRLAAGQALLCSRPHHRLELGPEPPASRVGSPGSSCTVCSVQYVCKTTSF, from the exons ATGGACCTATGGAGTGCTGGCTGCGTGTTCTATGAGATTGCCAG CCTGCAGCCCCTCTTCCCTGGAGCAAATGAACTGGACCAGATCTCAAAAATCCATGATGTCATCGGCACGCCTGCTCAGAAGACCCTCACCAAGTTCAAACA GTCGAGAGCTATgagttttgattttccttttaaaaagggaTCAGGAATACCTCTACTGACAACCAATTTGTCCCCGCAATGCCTCTCCCTCCTGCACTCAATGGTGGCCTATGATCCTGATGAGAGAATCACCGCCCGCCAGGCTCTGCAGCATCCCTACTTCCAGGAACAGAG GGCAACCGAGAAGCAGGCTCTGGCCAGCCACAGAAGGGCCTGCTTCCCGGAGCACCCGGTGGCCGCGGAACCCCTCAGAGCTGGCTGGCAAATGTCAAAGGAGGGCAGAAAGCAG GTGCCTTCCCCGTGGCTTCCCAGGGCCTTCCCTCCCTTCAGCCGGAGCTGTCACTCCTCCTGGCGCTGTCCCTCCAGCACCACCCTCAGAGAGCCCGTGGTTGCCGCCTCACCTCCCTCATCCTCCCCTGGCCGGGACACACAGATGACCTCCCAACCCTGTCCCTGCTCTGCCGCCCCTACCTCCTGGACAGAGGGTCCCTTTCAAACGTTTGTCTGGTGTCATTCCCTGCCAGGACCTATGAAAGTCCCCACTGTCGGCCAcatcagag AAACAGTCCCTAAAGCCAGAGGAGGACCATCCCAAGGGACAAGGACCGGCCTACATAATGGAACTGCCCAGACTAAAGCTTTCAGGCGTTACCAAGCTGTCGTCTTACTCCAGCCCCACGCTGCAGTCAGTGTTAGGATCTGGAGCAGGCGGGAAAGCCCCGGTGCTGAGGCCCCTGAAGTGTGTTGGTGCAAACAAGAAG aCAGATCCACAGAAGGACATGAAAGCCGCCCTGAAACAGTGTCGCTTGCCCACCATAGAGAGGAAAGGTGGAGGGTACTGAGCAGCTTGCGTCACCTCAGCTCCATGGAGGGTAAAGCCGGGCATGACCAGGGCTGCCCGAGCGACACAGGGCTCCGGAGACGCCTGGCGGCCGGGCAAGCGCTGCTCTGCAGCCGCCCGCACCACCGGCTGGAGCTGGGCCCGGAGCCACCGGCCTCGCGAGTGGGCAGCCCCGGCAGCAGCTGCACTGTGTGTTCCGTCCAGTACGTTTGTAAAACCACATCCTTCTAG